A region of the Pseudarthrobacter phenanthrenivorans Sphe3 genome:
ACTTAACGCGCTGGGCTTGCCCGCACCATCAATGGTCCGGGCAAGCTCATGCGGCGTCGAAAGCCTTAGACGCGGCGGCGCTTCGGCGGGCGGCAGCCGTTGTGGGCGGCGGGGGTGACGTCCTGGATGGAGCCAACCTCGAGGCCTGCGGCCTGCAGCGAACGGATCGCGGTCTCGCGTCCTGAACCCGGTCCCTTGACGAAAACGTCAACCTTGCGCATGCCGTGCTCCTGGGCACGCTTGGCAGCAGCTTCGGCAGCCATCTGGGCTGCGAACGGGGTGGACTTACGCGAGCCCTTGAAGCCAACCTCACCTGAGGAAGCCCAAGAGATAACAGCGCCGGTCGGATCCGTGATGGAAACGATGGTGTTGTTAAAAGTGCTCTTGATGTGCGCCTGGCCAAGCGCGATATTCTTCTTGTCCTTCTTACGCGGCTTGCGAACCGCGCCACGAGTCTTCGGGGGCATTATTTCTCCTACAGAAAGTTATCGGGGGAAAGTCCGTTAATCCCGGCGGGGATTTTAACGGGCCTTCTTCTTGCCGGCGACGGTGCGCTTCGGGCCCTTGCGGGTACGGGCGTTGGTCTTCGTACGCTGTCCGCGTACGGGCAGGCCCTTGCGGTGGCGCAGGCCTTCGTAGCTGCCGATTTCAACCTTGCGGCGGATATCTGCTGCTACTTCGCGGCGAAGGTCACCCTCAACCTTGTAGTTGCCTTCAATGTAGTCACGCAGCTCAACCAGCTGGGCATCGGTCAGGTCCTTGACGCGAACGTCAGCGCTGATGCCAGTGGCGGCCAGGGTTTCGTGTGCACGGGTCTTGCCCACGCCGTAGATGTAAGTAAGCGCAATTTCCAGCCGCTTTTCGCGGGGAATGTCTACGCCAGCGAGACGAGCCATAGTGGCAGTACTCCTTGATAAACCGGAGGTCGTAGGCAGTACACCCGCACGTTCCGTGCGGCCCCAGCCTCCGACCGGGGGTTAGCTGCCCGGGCTCCATACGTCCCAGATCAGCTTGTGCTGCCTTTATTTACTTGCGTGGGTTAACAACCCAGGATTTCCCAGTGAAGGGAATTAGCCCTGGCGCTGCTTGTGGCGCGGGTTCTCGCAGATCACCATGACCCGGCCATTACGGCGGATCACTTTGCACTTTTCGCAGATCTGCTTGACGCTCGGCTTGACCTTCATGGCATTCCTTTGCGTGTAACAGTTGGTCAACTGGAGCGGCGCCAGCTCACACCGGGGCCGCCCAGCAATTTACTTGTAGCGGTAGACGATACGACCACGGGTGAGGTCGTACGGGCTCAGCTCCACCACTACGCGGTCCTCAGGGAGAATCCTGATGTAGTGCTGACGCATCTTTCCAGAGATATGTGCCAGTACGATGTGCTTGTTGGTGAGCTCAACGCGAAACATCGCGTTAGGCAGCGCCTCGGTCACAACGCCTTCGATCTCAATGACCCCGTCCTTCTTGGCCATACCCTCCGCTAACTGTTTGTTGCCGCAGTCCTGCCCGATTGCACCGGTCATGACCACGAACGTTTTTGTTGGATCGATTGTCCACTCCGGGACCCAAAAGGGCGTGGCAGTCCAGACAACCAACAAACAACACTACTCTGATTCCCGGTAAAAGTTAAATCCAGCAATGCTAGCGCATCTCTGCCCCGTACGCACCATAGTGGCCTGCCGGGGTCGTCACGGCTGCAGCGCTGGCCACGCCGTCAAGGATGGCCAAACGTACGACGTCGGCTGCCGCGCTCTGCAGCGTAATAAGGCTGAGCTGCCGGGCAGGTTCGTCCGAGCGGTCCAGTGCCACGGCTTGGGTTGCAAGGCAAAAGACGGTGTCGCCGTCAGCAAGGGTGTGGCTGGGACTCAGCGCCCGGGCGATGCCCGCATGCGAAGCGGAAGCGGTCCGCTTGCACTCGGCGACGTCAAGGATGGCATTCGTGGCAACAACAACAAGCGTTGTGTTGAGCGGCGGTCCAGCCACCGACTCCTGGAGAACCGTGTGCCCGACCAGCGGCAGGCCCAGCGCGTTCACCACGGCCAGTGCCCCCACAAGCACCCCACCTTCCAGCGAGACCGAAGCTGTCCCCACCCCGCCCTTGTAGGTCCTGCCAAGCAGCGCACCGGTGCCGGCACCCACGTTGCCGCGTCCGACGTCGTGCCCTTCCTCCTGCCCCCCAGCGGCGGCGGCTGCAGCGTAGCCCATGTCCGCCGTCGGACGTGCCGAAAAGTCCCCGCCCCTGCCAAGGTCGAAGATCGCGGCGGCCGGAACGATGGGAACCACTCCCCCGGGCACGGCGAAGCCGCGGCCGTTCTCCTCGCACCAGCGCTGGGCGCCGGAGGCTGAGGCCAGGCCGTAGGCACTGCCGCCGGTCAGCACCACGGCGTCCACTGCGCTGACCAGCGTGGTGGGATCCAGGGCGTCGGTCTCATGGGTGGCCGGCCCGCCGCCCTGGACGTCCACCGATCCCAACGTGCCTGCCGGGGGCAGCACCACTGTCACGCCACTCAGCCAGCCGTCGTCGGACTTTTGCTGATGCCCCACCCGGACTCCCGGCACGTCAGTGATTGCTCCCATGGCACCCATTGTTCCCCCTCCCCCCCCAACTAGGTAGCGCTAAGTGTCGTTTTGAGGGCCCAAAACGACACTTAGCGCTACCTAGTTGGGAAGAAGGGAGGGGACCTAAGGGATCGGGACCGGGGTGACGCCCAGCGGCACCAAGTGCTCCGCGCCGCCGTCGGGCGCTGACAGCACCCAGATGCCTTTCTCGTGGACCGCAACGGAATGCTCCCACTGGCAGGACCGCTTCCCGTCGGTGGTGACCACGGTCCAGTCATCTTCCAGGACCGCGGTTTCGATGCCGCCGCGGACCAGCATGGGCTCGATCGCCAGGCACAGTCCCGGCTTGATCTTGGGGCCGCGGTGGCTGGTGCGGTAGTTCAGCACGTCGGGGGCCATGTGCATTTCGGAACCGATGCCGTGGCCCACATAGTCCTCGAGGATCCCGAGCGGTTTGCCGGGAACGGACGAGACGTAGTCATCGATTGCAGCCCCAATGTCGCCCACGTGCTTTCCGGTGGCCAGCGCGGCAATGCCGTGCCACATCGCTGCGCGCGTCACGTCCGAGAGGCGCTGGTCCTCCGGATCGGCCGTGCCTACAACGACGGTCCTTGCGGAATCGGAGTGCCAGCCGTTGACGATCGCGCCGCCGTCGATTGAGATGATGTCCCCGTCATTGAGGACCCGGCTGCCCGGGATGCCGTGGACCACTTCCTCGTTGACCGATGTGCAGATGGTGGCCGGAAAGCCGTGGTAACCAAGAAAGTTGGACTTTGCGCCCGCTTCGTTCAGGACCGCGGCGAAAACGTCGTCGAGGTGCTTGGTGGTGACACCGGGAACGGCGGCCGCCACGGCAGCGTCAAGGGCACGACTCAGGACCAAGCCTGCCTCGTGCATGGTGCGCATCTGGGCGTTGGTCTTGTATTCGATACGGGGCTGGCCAAAGGCCATGGTGTTTCCTTTCAAATGGCTGAGGCTCCTCCCGTCTACCGGGAGGAGCCTCGGAAAAGCTGTGCGCTGGGTCAGGCTGCCTGGGCAGCCTTGATGGCTTCCATGACGCGGTCGGTGACCTCGTCGATGGGGCCGATGCCATCCACCTGGGTGAGGATGCCGCGTTCGGCGTACTTGGCCACTACGGCTTCCGTCTGCTCGTGGTAGAGGTCAAGGCGGTGGCGGATGACGGCTTCATTGTCGTCGCTCCGGCCCGTTTCCTTGGCCCGGCCCAGCAGGCGGTGGACGAGTTCCTCATCGTCGGCAGTCAGCTGCAGGACGACGTCGAGCTTTTCCTCGCCCTTGGCGAGAATCTCATCCAGGTAGTCCACCTGCGCCGTGGTGCGGGGGTAACCGTCCAGCAGGAAGCCGTTTTCGACGTCGGCCTCGCTGAGCCGGTCCCGCACCATCTTGTTGGTCACGCTGTCCGGAACGAAGTCGCCGTTGTCCATGTACTTCTTGGCCTCGATGCCAAGGGGCGTTTCGCCCTTCACGTTCGCACGGAAGATGTCACCGGTGGAGATGGCCACAACGCCAAGGCGCTCTGAAATCCGCTCCGCCTGCGTACCTTTTCCTGAACCGGGAGGTCCAATAATCAACATTCTCGTCATCGCAAAAGCCCTTCGTAGTGACGTTGTTGTAGCTGCGCATCAATCTGCTTGACGGTCTCCAGGCCAACGCCCACCATGATCAGGATCGAGGTGCCACCGAACGGGAAGTTCTGGTTTGCGTTGATCAGCACCAGTGCAACCAGCGGGATCAGCGCCACGAAGCCGAGGTACAGGGCTCCGGGCAGGGTGATCCGGGAGAGCACGTACTGCAGATAGTCAGCGGTCGGCTTACCCGCGCGGATACCCGGGATAAAGCCGCCGTACTTCTTCATGTTGTCTGAGACTTCTTCAGGGTTGAAGGTGATCGCGACGTAGAAGTAGGTAAAGAAAACGATCATGGCGAAGTAGAGCACCATGTAGATGGGCTGGTCACCGCGGACCAGGTTGTTGTTGATCCATTCAACCCACGGCTGGATCGGTTCGCCGGCTCGGGGCTGGTTGAACTGGGAGATCAGGCCCGGCAGGTAAAGCATGGAGGAAGCGAAGATCACGGGGATCACGCCGGCCATGTTCACCTTGATGGGGATGTAGGTGCTGGTACCGCCCACGGTGCGGCGGCCAATCATCCGCTTGGCGTACTGCACCGGAACGCGGCGCTGCGACTGCTCGACGAAGACCACCAGCGCCACCGTCAGCAGGCCGACGGCGAGGACGGTGAAGAACGTTGCGGGGCCCTGCGAGGTCCAGATGGCGCCCAGGGAGGTGGGGAACGTGGCTGCGATGGACGTGAAGATGAGCAGGGACATGCCGTTGCCCACGCCCTTCTCCGTCACGAGCTCGCCCATCCACATGATCAGGCCGGTGCCGGCAGTCAGCGTGATGATGATCAGGATGGTGGTGATCACGCTGTCGTCAGGAATGATCTCCAGTGCACAGCCGGGCAGCAGCTGGCCGGAGCGGGCCAGGGACACCAGGGTGGTGGCGTTGAGCAGGCCCAGCGCAATGGTGAGGTACCGGGTGTACTGGGTCAGCTTTGACTGACCCGAGGCGCCCTCTTCGTAGAGCTGCTGGAACCGGGGAATGACCACCCGCAGCAGCTGGACGATGATGCTGGCCGTAATGTACGGCATGATGCCCAGGGCGAAGATGGACACCTGGAGCAACGCGCCGCCGCTGAACAGGTTAACGAGCTGGTACAGCCCGCCTGCGGTCTGACCGTTCTGCAAGCATTGCTGGACATTCTGGTAGTTCACACCTGGCGAGGGAATGAAAGCACCCAAGCGGAAAATGGTGATGATTCCCAGCGTGAACAACAACTTGCGTCGCAGATCAGGCGTGCGAAAGGCCCGGCCAAATGCGCTAAGCAAGCGTCCTCCTGTGGTGTTTATAAGAGTGGTGTGATGGGGATCTATAAATCCCAACAACCGAGTCTAACGGTTGTATGCGCCATGCGAACAATCCGCGCTGGCGCTCGTGCGCCGGATGGCGCGGAAAAAACGCCGGGCGGATGGAAAAAACTCCCGGCCCCGGGGCCATAGCCCCAAGACCGGGAGTTCAACAACGGGCTTGCAGCCCACCGGCACTAGAGAGCGGTGGTGCTTCCGCCTGCTGCGGCAATCTTTTCAGCAGCGCTGGCCGAGAATGCGTGGGCGGTGACGTCAACCTTGACGGTGATGTCGCCGGTGCCCAGCACCTTGACGGGCTGGTTCTTGCGAACGGCACCCTTTTCGACCAGGTTCTCCACGGTGACAGCGCCACCTTCAGGGAACAGCTCGTTGAGCTTGTCCAGGTTTACAACCTGGAACTCAACGCGGAACGGGTTCTTGAAGCCGCGCAGCTTGGGCAGGCGCATGTGCAGCGGCAGCTGGCCGCCGGCAAAGCCAGCCTTTACCTGGTAGCGGGCTGCAGTACCCTTGGTACCGCGACCAGCGGTCTTACCCTTGGATGCTTCACCACGACCAACACGGGTCTTGGCGGTCTTGGCACCCGGGGCGGGACGCAGGTGGTGAACCTTCAGGGCGTTCTGCTTCTCAGCAGCCTGTGCCTTATCAGCAGTGTTCTCTGCCATTTACTTCGCCTCCTCTACCTTTACCAGGTGCGGAACCGTGTTGAGCATTCCCACGGTGACGGCGTCGGCAGTGCGGACAACGGTGTGTCCGATCCGCTTCAGGCCGAGGGACCGCAGGGTGTCGCGCTGGTTCTGCTTGCCGCCAATGGCGGACTTGATCTGAGTGATCTCCAACTGTGAGTCGGAGGGAATCAGGTTCTTAGCCATGACTAGGCACCTGCCTTCGGGCTCAAGAGGGCCTTCACCAGTGCAGCCGGAGCGATCTCGTCGAGGGGCAGGCCGCGGCGTGCTGCCACTGCTGCCGGCTCTTCGAGGCGCTTCAGGGCATCAACAGTCGCGTGAACGATGTTGATGGCGTTGGAGGAACCGAGCGACTTGGAGAGGATGTCGTGGATGCCCACGCACTCCAGTACTGCACGGACCGGACCACCGGCGATAACACCGGTACCGGCGGAAGCCGGACGCAGCATTACGACGCCGGCAGCAGCCTCACCCTGAACGCGGTGCGGGATGGTGTTGCCCACGCGGGGAACGCGGAAGAAGGACTTCTTGGCCTCTTCTACGCCCTTCGCGATTGCTGCGGGAACTTCCTTGGCCTTGCCGTAGCCGACGCCGACCATGCCGTTACCGTCACCGACGACGACCAGGGCGGTGAAGCTGAAGCGACGACCACCCTTGACCACCTTGGAGACGCGGTTGATGGTGACAACGCGCTCTACGAACTGGCTCTTCTCGGCTTCACGGCCGCCGTCACGGCCGCCACGGCCGCCACGCTCGCCGCGGCCCTGGCCACGGTCGCCACGCTCGCCGCGACGAGCGCCACCACGGCGGTCGTCGGCAGCTGCGGGTGCAGTGGTCTCAGTGGCCGGAGCAGCTACGGCGTCAGTCGCCTTCTGATCTGCAGACACAGTGTCCTTTTCCTTGTTTGCTTCCGTCACAGCGACAGCCCACCTTCACGTGCACCGTCAGCGACGGCGGCGATCCGGCCGTGGTACTTGTTACCACCGCGGTCGAAGACAACAGCCTCGATACCGGCAGCCTTGGCACGCTCGGCAACGAGCTCGCCAACGCGCTTGGCCTTGGCAGTCTTGTCGCCGTCGAATGCACGAAGGTCGGCTTCCAGGGTGGAGGCGCTTGCTACGGTCTGGCCAATGGTGTCATCGACAACCTGGACAAACACGTGGCGTGCGGAGCGGTTGACGACCAGACGAGGACGTACAGCCGTACCGGAGATGCGCTTACGGATACGAAGCTGGCGGCGGCTGCGCGAAGCAGACTTGCTCTTGTTCGTACGCTTCTTGTTAATTGAGATGGCCATGGTTACTTACCAGCCTTTCCGACCTTGCGGCGGATGACTTCGCCGGCGTAACGGATGCCCTTGCCCTTGTAGGGGTCCGGCTTCCGCAGCTTGCGAATGTTGGCAGCAACCTCGCCGACCTGCTGCTTGTTGATACCTGAAACAGAGAGCTTGGTCGGGGTCTCAACTGCAAAGGTGATGCCCTCCGGTGCGGAGACATTGACCGGGTGGCTGAAACCGAGAGCGAACTCAAGGTCAGATCCCTTGGCCTGAACGCGGTAACCGGTACCAACGATTTCAAGCTTCTTCTCGTAGCCCTTGGTAACGCCCTCGATCATGTTGGAGATCAGGGTGCGGGTCAGGCCGTGGAGTGAACGGGAGGCGCGCTCGTCGTTCGGGCGGGCGACAGTCAGGGTGTCTGCTTCCAGGGTGACCTCGATCGGGCTGGCCACAGTGTGGTTCAGCTCGCCCTTGGATCCCTTGACGCTGACGACAGAGCCGTCAACCTTGACCTCAACGCCGGCAGGAACGGTGATGGGGAGACGTCCAATACGTGACATTATTCTCTTCCTTTCCCGTTACCAGACGTACGCGAGGACTTCGCCGCCCACGCCCTTCTTGCCGGCCTGCTTGTCAGTCAGGAGGCCGGAAGAGGTGGACAGGATTGCGACACCCAGGCCACCGAGCACGTGCGGCAGGTTGGTGGACTTTGCGTAAACACGCAGGCCCGGCTTGGAGATACGGCGAACGCCAGCGATTGAACGCTCGCGGTTCGGTCCGAACTTGAGCTCGATGGTCAGCTTCTTGCCAACCTCAGCGTCCTCTTCCTTCCAGCCGGCAATGAAGCCTTCAGCCTTGAGGATGTCGGCAACGCGTGCCTTGAGCTTGCTGTACGGCATGGTCACGGTGTCGTGGTATGCCGAGTTTGCATTGCGCAGACGCGTAAGCATGTCTGCGACAGGATCTGTCATTGTCATTGTGGGCTCTTGCCCTTCCTCGTAACGGTTTCCGCGGTTCCGCTGTCCCCAGGAGGGTGCGGTACCGCCGGACCTTTTACGTAGTTAGATTAGTCTTCGGCCTTGAACGGGAAGCCAAGCGCCTTCAGCAGCGCGCGGCCTTCGTCATCGGTCTTAGCAGTGGTAACAACCGTGATGTCCATACCGCGGACGCGGTCGATCTTGTCCTGGTCGATTTCGTGGAACATAACCTGCTCGGTCAGACCGAAGGTGTAGTTGCCGTTGCCATCGAACTGCTTGCCGGAGAGACCGCGGAAGTCCCTGATTCGGGGCAGCGCCAGGGTGACAAGACGATCCAGGAATTCCCACATGCGGTCGCCACGCAGGGTAGCGTGTGCACCGATGGGCATGCCTTCGCGCAGCTTGAACTGTGCGATCGACTTGCGGGCCTTGGTTACCTGCGGCTTCTGGCCGGTGATCTGGGTGAGGTCGCGGACAGCGCCGTCGATCAGCTTGGAGTCCTTGGCGGCATCTCCAACACCCATGTTCACAACGACCTTCACGAGGCGGGGAACCTGGTTGACGTTCTGGTACTTGAATTCCTCCATGAGCGAGCTCTTGATGGAATCGGCGTACTTGGTCTTCAGACGAGGAACGATCTTCGTTGCCGGAGTCTCGAGAGTCTCAGTCATTAGATGTCCTTCCCTGAGCTCTTGGCCACGCGGATGCGGACTTCGCGCTGCTTGCCGTTACGCTCAACGGTCTCGGTGCGGAAGCCGACGCGGGTGGGCTTCTTGGTGGACGGGTCTACCAGAGCCACGTTGGAGATGTGGATCGGAGCCTCAACGACCTCGATGCCACCGGTCTTGGTGCCGCGCTGCGACTGGCCGACCTTGGTGTGCTTGGTGACGCGGTTGATGCCCTCAACCAACACGCGGTTGGTGTCGGTGAACACGCGCAGGACCTTGCCCTGCTTGCCGCGGTCGCCGCCGCGCTCAGCCTTGGCGCCAGTGATGACCTGAACCAGGTCACCCTTCTTGATCTTTGCAGCCATGGACTAGAGCACCTCCGGAGCCAGAGAAACGATCTTCATGAACTTCTTGTCACGCAGTTCACGACCAACCGGTCCGAAGATACGGGTACCGCGGGGGTCACCGTCGCCCTTCAGGATCACAGCTGCGTTCTCGTCAAACTTGATGTAGGAACCATCCGCACGGCGGCGTTCCTTCTTGGTACGGACGATGACTGCCTTGACAACATCGCCCTTCTTTACGTTGCCGCCCGGGATTGCATCCTTGACGGTGGCGACAATGACGTCACCGATGCCTGCGTAGCGACGGCCGGATCCACCGAGAACGCGAATGGTAAGGATTTCCTTAGCACCCGTGTTGTCGGCGACCTTGAGTCGCGACTCCTGCTGAATCACTATTTACTCCTTGCGTCGCGCCGGTTCTCAGACCGAAAATCTTCCTACGGAATGAGCCTTGCGGAACGGTTGATCGGGGTGTCTCTTGACCTGCCTGGATTTTGCCAGACCAGGCCTAAACTCCCGTGCCAGAAGCAGTTGCTCCCATCCGGTCCAGGACTGGTCCTGGGCGCAAGGGGGCACTATGCCGTGGCACGCTTGTTTACGAGGTTGATGACGGCGCACGAAAGGCGCCATACAAACTCAATATCCTAGCACAGATACGGCAAGTCCCCATATCACAGAGCAGCAGTCCCTGCCCACTCCCCCGAGCAACGCACGACGGCGTCACGCACGGCAGCCTTTCGGCCCACCTGGGGTCTTGGCCCGCCCAGGTGCCGCGATCGGAAGACCTGCCCCGCCGCCGTCGGACGCTCTCTCACTTAACGGGCGTTTCTCACCGGCGGGTTCAAGGGGTCGTTGCAACACCTGAGTGATTGGGGTGTTGTTGTGGGTTTTGGTCGGCCTGAGCTGTTGCAGTCGGTGGTGCGGGTTTTCTGGGAGGCGCGGTCTTCTGGGGCATCTGATGAGGTGGCGGCGGCGGTGGCCGGTATGTCCCTGTCTGCGGCCAGGTTGATCGTCCGTCAGCATGGTGGGGTGGATCCTGCGAAGAAGCCCCCGTACGGGCGGTTCCTGTCCTTCGATGAGCGCGAGTTGATCGCTGTGTGGCGGGCGGCCGGGTGCGGCGTGCGGGAGATCGGCCGGCGTTTGGGCCGGAACCCGTCCACTGTCAGCAGGGAGCTGGGCAGGAACATCCGGAACGGGGGCAACCGTCCGTACCTGGCGTCCTCGGCGCAGAACCGTGCGCAGAAGCTGGCGCGCAGGCCTAAGGCACGGAAGCTGGCTTTCAACGAGGCCCTGGCGCTTTACGTCGCCGGAATGCTGACGGCGCGGGAACGGTTGTCCCCGGAGCAGATCAGCGCCCGGCTGCGGATTGATTTCCCCGATGATGAAAGCATGCGCATCAGCCCGGAGACTATCTATCAGTGCATCTACATCCAGGGCCGCGGCGGGCTGAGAGCCGAGCTCGCTGCTGCTCTGCGCACCGGCCGGGCCGTGCGGCAGCCAAACCGGCGCGCGGGCATGCGAAGGCCCCGGGTCCCGCAAGAGTTGCTGATCAGTGAACGCCCCGCGGAAGCCGATGACCGGGCAGTGCCCGGGCACTGGGAATCTCAATGTTTCTGTCAAGCCGCCTGAGCGGTGATGCGTGGCATTGGTTCCTGGTAGATGGTGTGGTCACGGAGCATCGCCCAGAGGACGTTGATGCGACGTCTGGCGAGGGCGATGAGGGCCTGTTTATGCGACTTTCCTTCTCCGCGCTTCCGGTCGTAATAGGTTCTTGAGGCCGCGCTGTTCTTCAAGCTGGAGAGGGCGGCGAGGTAACAGGTCCGCAGGAGCCTGCGGTTAAAGCGACGTGGTCGGTGCAGGTTCCCGCTGATTCGTCCGGAATCGCGCGGGACGGGAGCCAGCCCCGCGACGCTGGCGAGCCGGTCGACTGAGTCAAACGCGTCCAGGTTGCCGCCGATGTTCGCGAGAAAAGTAGCTGCGAGTACGGGGCCGAAGCCCGGCATGGTGAGCAAAACATCGGCGCTGTCGTGCTTCCCGAACAGGTCCGTGATCTGGGCATCGATGCCGGCGATCTCCGCATCGAGAGTGCTGATTTGCCCGGCCAGCCGGACGACCAGGGCAGAGCCTGTGGTCTGAGTTGGCAGTACGGTGTGCTGGGAGTTTGCGGCTATCAGTGCCTTCTCTGCCATCTTGGCACTATTGCGGCAGCCGCGTTTCCTCAGCCAACCGGTGAGCCGAGCTAGTCCGATCCGCCGGATGCCCTCGGGTGTCTGGTAGCCGCCCAGGAGGACCAGGGGCGCCTGTTTGGAGTAGTCGAACGCACGCTCGAGAGCCGGGAAATATTCCAGCAAGGTGGCGCGGAGCCTGTTGATCGCCCGGACACGGTCGCAGATCAGATCCGTACGGCGGGCGGTGAGGAGCCGCAGGTCAACGCTGATCTGGTCCGTGCGGCGGACTGGTTGGAGGTCCGTGCGCATCCGTGCCTGGTCAGCGATGATCCTGGCATCTTTCGCGTCGGTCTTGCCATCTCCGCGGTAGGTCTCCGCAGCGTGATGCACGATCCGTCCAGGTATATAGAGCAGTTGCTGGGCGTGCGCGGCCAACAACTCGATCAACAGGGCCGCTCCGCCGGAATTCAGATCCGTGGCCCAGCAGACTTCGCCCCCGGCCGCGATCTCCGCGATCGTGGCTATGAGTTCGAGCACTGCGTTTTCGTCGTTCTCGACCCGTTTCGAGAGCAGCACGGTCCCCGTCTGATCGATCACGACGCAATGATGTGCTCTTTTGCCTGAGTCGATTCCTACCCAGAATGCCGGCATGTTCAGTCTCCTTCGATCAGCTCCAATTTCGGTTGGCCCTGTCGTGTCAGCGACGGTCGAAAACTGAGCCATTTCGTGGGTTGAAAAGTGAGCCACGTTGACGTTGGTTATTCTGCCGTATTTTCCGGTCTTGTCGAGGGCAGCGATTCCGTCTGTGCATGTTTGAGTCGGTAGCTGGAGCCTTTGAGGGTGACGACTTCGGCGTGGTGGACGATGCGGTCGATCATGGCGGAGGCGACAACCTGGTCGCCGAACACGTCTCCCCAGCGGGCGAATGGCAGGTTCGAGGTCAGGATCAGCGAGGCGTGCTCGTAGCGTGAGGAGACGAGCTGGAAGAACAGGTTCGCGGCATCCTGTTCGAATGGAATGTAGCCGACTTCATCGACGATGATCAGCCCGTAGCGGCGCAGCCTGACCAGTTCCTGCGGCAGCCGCGCACTCTGATGCGCAGCCTGAAGTCGGGCGACCCAGTCGATGGCAGTCGCGAACAGGACCCGGTGTCCCAGCTGGGTGGCCCGCAGCCCCAGCCCGGTCGCGAGATGGGTTTTCCCGGTTCCGGGCGGGCCGAGCAGGACGATGTTGGAGGCTTCGGTGAGGAACGCACCGGTGGCCAGGTGCGCGATGGTGTCGCGTTTGAGGCCGGGCTGATGGTCGAAGCTGAAGTCCTCGAGGGATTTGCGGGCAGGGAACCCGGCAGCCCGGGCACGCATCTCGGCTCCGGAGGCTTCTCTGGCGGCGACTTCCCGGGACAGGACCGCGGCGAGGTATTCCTCATGGGTCCAGCCGGCCTCGCGGGCCTGATCCGCGAGCCTGGCTGCCGCTTCCCGGATCCGTGGCGCCTTCATCGCCCGGGAGTAGTACTCGATCTGCCCAGCAATTTCCTTCGCTTCAGCCATCACGCGACCTGCCCATCATCGAGCACGACACCGAACGCCCGGTCGTAGTCAGCCAGGTCCCGCAGCCCCGCCGTATCCGTTGGAGGTGCAGGGTTTTGGAAGGCTTTACGCATCGTCCGGGCAGCCTCGACGTGGTCCGAATCAGTGACCGTCAGGCCGGCGCCCCAGGACCGGGGATGGCATCCGACGCAGCGGCCGTCCAGGCTGATGGTGACCGTTTCCAGGTCCGCCGTGACGTCGACGAACCTGCCGATCGCCTGCGGGTGCACGGAGTAGTCGTTGGATCCCATCCGGACGTAGTAGTCCCGCGGCAGCCTGACCCTGGTGGCGAATCCGGTCACGGGCGGAACCGGCGGCAGCCCCAGCATCGCCGCTTTGTCCTGTCGGATCAGCTCCGCAGGCCGGGCACCGGTCCGTCGGACCATCCGGTTGTTCGCCTTGGGCAGCCACTGGCTGAGCTGGGCGTTGAAATCCTCCGGTGAGGCGAAGGTCCGGCCGGGCAGGAACGAGGTTTCCAGGAACTGGTTGGCCCGCTCCACCACGCCCTTGCTCTCCGGATCGTAGGGTTTGACCTGCACGATCCTGGTCGCGAGGACCCCGGCGAACGCCGCAACGCCGGCGGCGTAACTGTTCCGCCGCCCGATGCCGGTTTCGTTGTCCCAGATCAGCCGCCGAGGCACCGCGCCCAGGGATCCGATCAGCTCCCACATCCCGGCCAGCAAATCCCCGGTCATCCGCGACGGGATCATCCGGGCCATGATGAACCGTGAGTGCGAGGA
Encoded here:
- the istB gene encoding IS21-like element helper ATPase IstB — encoded protein: MAEAKEIAGQIEYYSRAMKAPRIREAAARLADQAREAGWTHEEYLAAVLSREVAAREASGAEMRARAAGFPARKSLEDFSFDHQPGLKRDTIAHLATGAFLTEASNIVLLGPPGTGKTHLATGLGLRATQLGHRVLFATAIDWVARLQAAHQSARLPQELVRLRRYGLIIVDEVGYIPFEQDAANLFFQLVSSRYEHASLILTSNLPFARWGDVFGDQVVASAMIDRIVHHAEVVTLKGSSYRLKHAQTESLPSTRPENTAE
- the istA gene encoding IS21 family transposase; amino-acid sequence: MEDWALIRRLHLAEGESMRSIAARLGISRNTVAKAVSADGPPTYVRAPQDSGIKTVEPAIRALLRENPRIPATVLAERVGWSGSPAWFRENVARIRPEFAPADPADRISYEPGDQAQCDLWFPEVRIPVGSEKPRVLPVLVMVSSHSRFIMARMIPSRMTGDLLAGMWELIGSLGAVPRRLIWDNETGIGRRNSYAAGVAAFAGVLATRIVQVKPYDPESKGVVERANQFLETSFLPGRTFASPEDFNAQLSQWLPKANNRMVRRTGARPAELIRQDKAAMLGLPPVPPVTGFATRVRLPRDYYVRMGSNDYSVHPQAIGRFVDVTADLETVTISLDGRCVGCHPRSWGAGLTVTDSDHVEAARTMRKAFQNPAPPTDTAGLRDLADYDRAFGVVLDDGQVA
- a CDS encoding IS110 family RNA-guided transposase gives rise to the protein MPAFWVGIDSGKRAHHCVVIDQTGTVLLSKRVENDENAVLELIATIAEIAAGGEVCWATDLNSGGAALLIELLAAHAQQLLYIPGRIVHHAAETYRGDGKTDAKDARIIADQARMRTDLQPVRRTDQISVDLRLLTARRTDLICDRVRAINRLRATLLEYFPALERAFDYSKQAPLVLLGGYQTPEGIRRIGLARLTGWLRKRGCRNSAKMAEKALIAANSQHTVLPTQTTGSALVVRLAGQISTLDAEIAGIDAQITDLFGKHDSADVLLTMPGFGPVLAATFLANIGGNLDAFDSVDRLASVAGLAPVPRDSGRISGNLHRPRRFNRRLLRTCYLAALSSLKNSAASRTYYDRKRGEGKSHKQALIALARRRINVLWAMLRDHTIYQEPMPRITAQAA